The following coding sequences are from one Liolophura sinensis isolate JHLJ2023 chromosome 12, CUHK_Ljap_v2, whole genome shotgun sequence window:
- the LOC135479608 gene encoding ATP-binding cassette sub-family C member 4-like, with the protein MSILGELPAAQGEILVRGKISYAAQQPWVFSASLRQNVIFGQKYDAIKYNRIIRLCALKKDLEVMPHGDGTLIGDRGISLSGGQRARVSLARALYMDADVYLLDDPLSAVDAEVGRHIFEKVIMGYLRDKPRILVTHQLQYLTVADEILILKQVGCL; encoded by the exons ATGTCCATCCTTGGAGAGTTGCCCGCAGCACAGGGAGAAATTCTGGTCAGGGGGAAGATCTCTTATGCAGCCCAGCAACCCTGGGTCTTCTCCGCCAGTCTTAGACAAAATGTCATCTTCGGGCAAAAGTATGATGCTATCAAGTACAACAGAATCATCAGGCTGTGTGCCCTGAAAAAG GACCTGGAGGTGATGCCCCACGGGGATGGGACGCTTATAGGTGATCGGGGTATCAGTCTTAGTGGAGGTCAGAGGGCAAGAGTCAGTTTGGCGCGAGCGCTTTACATGGATGCTGACGTCTATCTCCTGGATGACCCGCTGAGCGCTGTGGACGCCGAAGTGGGAAGACACATTTTTGAAAA AGTTATCATGGGTTACCTGAGGGACAAACCCCGCATCCTGGTGACCCATCAGCTCCAGTATCTGACTGTCGCTGATGAAATCCTCATCCTCAAACAGGTAGGTTGTCTTTAG
- the LOC135479607 gene encoding LOW QUALITY PROTEIN: ATP-binding cassette sub-family C member 4-like (The sequence of the model RefSeq protein was modified relative to this genomic sequence to represent the inferred CDS: deleted 1 base in 1 codon): protein MMGKGTFDELYDSGVDFSALLKREEKDEEEELKTSASKVELMRSLSRSSRHVNELGSTVSLESVNLDYEPDPVQLQEEEERREGTIGMGVYKHYFMAGANIIMLIILALINIIAQTAFVMSDWFLSYWANQEEARHAATQEHERLVNEGYNVTNVTIPLVDMPRNVYIFTGITFSVFLFGILRALLFFRIAITASKTLHNRMFDSILRTKISFFDTNPVGRILNRFSKDVGHMDDNLPITFFDFLQCFLLILGIVIVAGVVNPWVFIPIIPLSIAFVAIRHYYIKTSRNIKRLEGTTRSPVFSHLSASLLGLGTIRAFDVQEKFSQEFDDHQDLHTEAWFLFITSSRWLAVRLDWLCASFVSAVAFCSVLAADSLDAGLVGLSVTYAMTLMGMFQWAVRQSAEVENQMVSVERVLEYSNLPQEASLDSSPDNKPPPSWPHEGVIRGEQVGLRYGPDAPLVLKNINFVIQAKEKVGIVGRTGAGKSSLLTVLFRLVEPEGKVTIDGINISKIGLHDLRNKISIIPQDPTLFTGSVRVNLDPFEQHSDEVLWSALEEVQLKPVIDDLPGGLEWNVSEGGINFSVGQRQLICLARAILRKNKILVIDEATANVDPRTDDLIQETIREKFAECTVLTIAHRLHTIMDSDRVLVLDDGCILAFDEPYTLLQDKIGHFYKMVEQTGRAETDNLTAMALAAQKLKAKKQQGETVSKNAENGIKVPVILKLNDQDLAPMASPESTTLGRRPRKPAYPVSALAETPDSTSQNSFTIPDTAVVANDNRSSPEVDKDEEVEHGDHSERDKLLETGTATI from the exons ATGATGGGAAAGGGGACATTTGATGAACTGTACGACTCGGGCGTGGATTTCTCGGCCCTCCTCAAACGCGAGGAAAAGGATGAAGAAGAGGAGCTTAAGACGTCAGCATCGAAGGTTGAGCTGATGCGGTCTCTATCTCGCAGCTCCCGACATGTGAACGAGCTGGGTTCCACTGTGTCGCTGGAGTCAGTCAACCTTGACTACGAG CCGGATCCAGTACAGCTGCAAGAAGAAGAGGAGAGGCGGGAAGGCACTATCGGCATGGGGGTGTACAAACATTACTTCATGGCGGGTGCAAACATCATCATGCTCATCATCCTGGCCCTTATAAACATCATCGCGCAGACAGCATTCGTCATGAGCGACTGGTTCCTGTCCTACTG GGCAAAccaagaggaagccaggcaTGCTGCTACACAGGAGCACGAGCGATTAGTCAACGAAGGGTACAATGTGACAAACGTTACGATACCATTAGTGGACATGCCGCGAAACGTCTACATCTTCACGGGCATCACTTTCAGTGTTTTCCTCTTCGGCATCCTGCGAGCCCTCCTCTTCTTCAGGATAGCCATTACTGCCTCCAAGACTCTCCATAACAGAATGTTTGACTCCATTCTTCGTACCAAGATTTCCTTTTTTGACACCAATCCAGTGG gacGCATCTTGAATCGTTTCTCCAAGGACGTAGGTCACATGGATGACAATCTACCAATCACATTTTTTGACTTTCTCCAG TGTTTCCTGCTGATTCTGGGTATCGTTATTGTTGCTGGTGTCGTAAACCCCTGGGTCTTCATTCCCATCATCCCGCTCTCCATCGCCTTCGTTGCCATCAGACATTACTACATCAAAACATCGAGAAATATTAAAAGACTGGAAGGAACAA CGCGCAGCCCTGTT TTTTCTCACCTGAGTGCCTCTCTCTTGGGTCTGGGTACAATACGGGCGTTTGATGTGCAGGAGAAGTTCTCCCAGGAGTTTGACGATCACCAGGATCTGCACACGGAGGCTTGGTTCCTCTTCATTACGAGTAGTCGCTGGCTGGCTGTGAGGCTGGACTGGCTGTGTGCGTCGTTTGTATCTGCGGTGGCCTTCTGCAGCGTGCTGGCTGCGGACA GTCTGGATGCGGGACTGGTGGGGCTGTCCGTCACCTATGCCATGACCCTGATGGGCATGTTCCAGTGGGCCGTCAGGCAGAGTGCAGAGGTGGAGAACCAG ATGGTGTCCGTGGAGCGTGTTCTGGAATACTCTAACCTACCCCAGGAGGCATCACTAGACTCCTCGCCTGACAATAAACCACCCCCCAGCTGGCCCCATGAGGGGGTCATCAGGGGAGAGCAGGTGGGCCTCAGGTACGGCCCAGATGCCCCGCTTGTTCTCAAGAACATCAACTTTGTCATCCAGGCTAAAGAAAAG GTGGGGATTGTAGGCAGGACGGGAGCTGGGAAGAGCTCTCTGCTAACGGTACTGTTTCGTCTCGTAGAGCCCGAAGGAAAGGTGACAATTGACGGGATTAACATCAGTAAAATAGGTCTGCATGATCTACGCAACAAGATTTCCATCATTCCACAG gatccaacttTGTTTACGGGATCTGTTCGAGTTAACCTGGATCCGTTTGAACAGCATAGTGACGAGGTACTGTGGAGTGCACTGGAAGAG GTCCAGCTGAAGCCTGTGATAGATGACCTGCCTGGGGGTTTGGAGTGGAATGTGTCTGAGGGAGGGATAAACTTCAGCGTGGGACAGAGACAGCTGATCTGTTTAGCCCGGGCCATTCTGAGGAAGAATAAGATACTGGTGATAGACGAAGCCACGGCCAATGTTGACCCAAG AACGGATGATCTTATCCAGGAGACGATACGTGAGAAGTTTGCCGAATGCACGGTGCTGACGATTGCTCACCGCCTCCACACCATCATGGATTCAGACAGAGTTCTG gtGCTGGATGATGGCTGTATTTTAGCGTTTGACGAACCCTATACTTTACTACAAGACAAGATCGGGCATTTTTACAAGATGGTGGAGCAGACTGGTAGAGCCGAGACAGATAATCTGACAGCAATGGCTCTAGCTGCTCAGAAGTTGAAAGCTAAAAAACAACAAGGGGAAACAGTGAGCAAAAATGCTGAAAACGGGATAAAAGTGCCTGTTATATTGAAATTAAATGACCAAGATTTGGCACCAATGGCTAGTCCAGAATCTACTACTCTTGGAAGAAGGCCAAGAAAACCGGCCTATCCTGTATCGGCTCTTGCAGAAACACCAGACTCGACCAGTCAAAACAGCTTTACCATTCCAGACACAGCAGTTGTTGCCAATGACAACCGCAGCTCACCTGAAGTAGACAAAGATGAAGAAGTGGAACATGGTGATCATTCGGAGAGAGATAAATTGTTAGAAACAGGAACAGCTACCATTTAA